The proteins below come from a single Gimesia alba genomic window:
- the nusB gene encoding transcription antitermination factor NusB produces MSLRKQARTLVVQMLYQIDLNPDISAGEVRRMIDEHGRNKTTRAFAWQLFSGVMEYKPQLDEQIVRVAENWSLKRMAVTDRNILRLGAYELLHTDTPSPVVIDEAVELAREFGSAQSSQFVNGILDKLLHQPTAPEQTTEEQPAPAPPEKQEPEAPAKDEMAPRAPSPYRKSKNPWST; encoded by the coding sequence ATGTCTCTCCGAAAACAAGCGCGAACATTAGTCGTGCAAATGCTCTATCAAATTGATCTCAATCCTGATATTTCTGCAGGAGAGGTTCGTCGTATGATAGACGAACATGGTCGCAATAAAACGACCCGTGCTTTCGCCTGGCAGTTATTTTCTGGCGTGATGGAGTATAAACCGCAGCTGGATGAGCAAATTGTCCGTGTCGCTGAAAACTGGTCACTGAAACGGATGGCGGTAACGGATCGGAATATCCTCAGACTGGGTGCCTACGAATTACTCCACACCGATACGCCGTCGCCTGTCGTGATTGACGAAGCAGTGGAACTGGCGCGCGAGTTCGGCAGTGCTCAATCTTCTCAGTTTGTAAATGGGATACTCGACAAGCTGCTGCATCAACCGACGGCACCAGAACAAACAACAGAAGAACAACCTGCACCAGCGCCACCTGAAAAGCAGGAGCCGGAAGCCCCTGCCAAGGACGAAATGGCCCCCCGTGCTCCGTCTCCTTACCGCAAGTCGAAGAACCCCTGGTCTACTTAA
- the ribH gene encoding 6,7-dimethyl-8-ribityllumazine synthase, which produces MNHKLIEGDLLARDAKFAIVVSRWNELITRRLLEGALETVRRHGGSEENVSVVWVPGSFELPLVADRLAKSGRYQAVCCLGAVIQGSTMHHDYINHQVAAGIMRSSQESGVPVLFGVLTCETMEQALDRAGGKVGNKGSEAVLAAIEMINLLQSIDQDQS; this is translated from the coding sequence ATGAACCATAAACTGATTGAAGGCGATTTACTGGCCCGCGATGCAAAATTTGCGATCGTTGTTTCCCGCTGGAACGAACTGATTACTCGCCGGCTGCTGGAGGGAGCTCTCGAAACAGTCCGTCGTCACGGTGGTTCGGAAGAAAATGTCTCTGTCGTTTGGGTACCCGGTTCATTCGAGCTTCCTCTGGTTGCGGATCGACTGGCTAAAAGTGGCCGGTACCAGGCCGTCTGTTGTCTGGGTGCTGTAATCCAGGGAAGTACAATGCACCACGATTATATCAATCATCAAGTGGCGGCAGGCATTATGCGGAGCAGCCAGGAAAGTGGTGTCCCCGTGCTGTTCGGAGTTCTGACCTGCGAAACCATGGAGCAGGCGCTGGATCGCGCCGGCGGAAAAGTTGGCAATAAAGGGAGTGAAGCGGTATTGGCTGCGATTGAGATGATCAATCTGTTACAATCTATTGACCAGGATCAGTCCTGA
- the coaE gene encoding dephospho-CoA kinase (Dephospho-CoA kinase (CoaE) performs the final step in coenzyme A biosynthesis.): MSCHTFIPTIALIGGIGSGKSAVANKVKTLRSVKIIDADQIGHEILDFPEVQQKIREQFGTAVFNEQGKIVRSNLAKLVFGDEKQHQESLKKLEEIVHPQIHRRLEQEILAARSEGQVDAILVDAAVILEAGWKDLCDQIVFIECPFEKRLNRVTQNRGWSSAELTKREKHQLPLSEKRKLANDVIQNDQDLAAAGLALSRFIDDLIKTK, encoded by the coding sequence GTGTCTTGTCATACATTCATTCCCACAATTGCACTGATCGGAGGGATCGGGTCTGGCAAAAGTGCGGTAGCCAATAAAGTCAAAACTTTGCGATCTGTAAAGATAATTGATGCCGATCAAATCGGACATGAGATACTAGATTTTCCAGAAGTTCAGCAGAAAATTCGAGAGCAGTTTGGAACTGCGGTGTTCAATGAACAAGGAAAGATCGTCCGTTCCAACCTTGCCAAACTTGTTTTTGGAGACGAGAAACAACATCAGGAATCATTAAAGAAACTGGAAGAAATAGTCCACCCCCAGATTCATCGGAGACTTGAGCAGGAAATTTTGGCGGCCCGGTCTGAAGGACAGGTCGATGCAATCCTGGTTGATGCGGCTGTGATCTTGGAAGCGGGCTGGAAAGATTTGTGCGATCAGATCGTATTTATTGAGTGCCCTTTTGAGAAACGACTCAACAGAGTCACTCAGAACCGAGGCTGGTCGTCAGCAGAGTTGACAAAACGGGAAAAACATCAGCTGCCCCTCTCAGAAAAACGTAAACTAGCAAACGATGTGATTCAAAATGACCAGGATCTGGCTGCCGCCGGGCTGGCCTTATCCAGATTTATTGATGACTTAATTAAAACGAAATAA
- the polA gene encoding DNA polymerase I yields MKETLYIIDTFSLVFQVFHAVPANMASPTGQPTNAIFGITRDILNIIKTHSPDYLIFAMDSSGPGTRNEIYPEYKANRSEMPEDLKPQIPHIMDVVKGFQVPVIDCPGWEADDVFATIARQAKEKGIETVIVTNDKDARQLINEAVKLYNIRKDKFMDAKAVEEDWGVRPDQVIDFQSLVGDSVDNIPGVPLVGPKKAQTLIEQFGSLEEVLANADQAKGPKLQKNLKEFADQARMSRELVTLNTDLDLEVDWEDSRLTHPDRERLRELFLEFGFRRFADEMKEDFTHKSEPQVAEERVQETVDTKPAFEKFLALLKQQDEFCVDLETTGLKPAEAEIVGWAISWQKNQGYYIPVEGPAGQKALDPAYVLEHLKPLLEDPEIQITNQNIKYDMVVLMRVGVFLQGVSIDPMVASYLLSAGERGHSLDKLSERYLQHTMIPISDLIGSGKQQKKMFEVDVEKVAEYAVEDADIAWQLSRILKEELKHEGLWDLYWDLERPLIPILAEMEFTGIKIDKAELKQQSEQLQERLTELIGEIYEIAGHEFNIASPLQLRTVLFEELNLPVFKKTKTGPSTDQSVLEKLAPLHELPAKITEHRHLSKLKSTYLDALPDLVNPETGRIHASFNQVVAATGRLSSSDPNLQNIPIRTEEGRQIRKAFIPENEDWRLLCADYSQIELRVLAHLSQDEALSQAFREGADIHTAVASDIFRVSHDDVDSDMRRTAKAVNFGVIYGQSPFGLSEAIGIPQSEAAGFIDDYFDRYSGVREFLDQILEDCAKNHFVRTICGRKRDIQGVRTGLQKQLNMPERTAINTVIQGSAADLIKQAMINLSERLKQEQHPGRLLMQIHDELVFEVPVAELVSLSHLVREEMESAMELDVPLIVDISSGSNWLEQTPLEVSQA; encoded by the coding sequence ATGAAAGAAACACTTTACATCATTGATACGTTTTCTCTGGTATTTCAGGTTTTTCATGCTGTACCGGCCAACATGGCCAGCCCTACTGGTCAGCCCACCAATGCGATATTTGGTATCACTCGCGATATCCTTAATATCATTAAAACCCATTCGCCCGATTATCTGATCTTCGCCATGGATTCGAGCGGGCCGGGAACGAGAAACGAGATCTATCCGGAATATAAGGCAAACCGCAGTGAAATGCCCGAAGATCTCAAGCCTCAGATTCCGCATATCATGGATGTGGTCAAGGGATTTCAGGTGCCTGTCATCGATTGTCCGGGCTGGGAAGCCGATGACGTCTTTGCCACCATCGCCCGCCAGGCGAAGGAAAAGGGGATTGAAACGGTCATTGTGACCAATGATAAAGATGCCCGCCAGCTGATCAACGAGGCTGTGAAGCTCTATAATATTCGTAAAGACAAGTTCATGGACGCCAAAGCGGTCGAAGAGGATTGGGGCGTTCGCCCGGATCAGGTGATTGATTTTCAATCGTTGGTGGGAGACAGCGTCGATAATATCCCGGGCGTTCCTCTGGTCGGCCCGAAAAAAGCACAGACTTTGATTGAGCAGTTCGGCTCGCTGGAAGAAGTACTTGCCAACGCCGATCAGGCGAAAGGCCCCAAACTGCAGAAAAATCTGAAGGAATTCGCCGATCAGGCTCGCATGTCGCGCGAACTGGTCACTCTGAATACCGATCTGGATCTGGAAGTCGACTGGGAAGACTCGCGCTTAACACACCCCGATCGAGAGCGATTGCGCGAGCTGTTTCTCGAATTTGGATTCCGCCGCTTCGCCGATGAAATGAAGGAAGATTTCACACACAAGAGCGAACCGCAGGTTGCCGAAGAACGAGTTCAGGAAACGGTTGATACCAAACCGGCATTCGAAAAATTCCTGGCATTGCTGAAGCAGCAGGATGAATTTTGCGTCGACTTGGAAACGACCGGCTTAAAACCAGCCGAGGCCGAAATTGTGGGCTGGGCCATCAGTTGGCAGAAAAACCAGGGCTATTACATTCCCGTAGAAGGCCCCGCTGGTCAAAAAGCCCTTGATCCAGCATATGTTCTCGAACATCTGAAACCACTCCTGGAAGACCCGGAAATTCAGATTACGAACCAGAACATCAAATACGACATGGTCGTGCTGATGCGCGTGGGCGTATTTCTGCAGGGAGTCAGCATTGACCCGATGGTCGCCAGTTATCTGCTCAGTGCCGGGGAGCGCGGACACAGCTTGGATAAACTCTCCGAACGCTATCTACAACATACGATGATCCCAATCTCGGATTTGATCGGTTCGGGAAAACAGCAGAAAAAAATGTTTGAAGTCGATGTCGAAAAAGTAGCCGAATATGCGGTGGAAGACGCCGATATCGCCTGGCAGCTTTCGCGCATACTAAAAGAAGAACTCAAGCATGAAGGTCTGTGGGATCTCTACTGGGACCTCGAACGCCCATTGATTCCAATTCTGGCAGAGATGGAATTCACAGGCATCAAAATAGATAAGGCCGAGTTAAAGCAGCAAAGCGAGCAGCTTCAGGAGCGTCTGACCGAACTGATTGGCGAGATCTATGAAATTGCCGGCCATGAATTCAACATCGCTTCGCCGCTGCAACTGCGCACGGTTTTGTTTGAAGAGCTGAATCTGCCTGTCTTCAAGAAAACGAAAACCGGCCCCAGCACTGACCAGAGTGTTCTCGAGAAGTTAGCGCCGTTGCATGAACTGCCGGCTAAGATTACTGAGCATCGACATCTATCGAAACTGAAAAGCACTTACCTGGATGCCCTGCCCGATCTCGTTAATCCGGAAACGGGGCGGATTCATGCCAGCTTCAATCAGGTAGTCGCTGCGACAGGCCGATTAAGTTCCAGTGATCCCAACCTGCAGAACATTCCGATTCGCACGGAAGAAGGTCGCCAGATCCGCAAAGCCTTTATTCCGGAAAACGAAGACTGGCGACTGCTGTGTGCTGATTATTCGCAAATCGAATTACGGGTTCTGGCGCATCTAAGTCAGGACGAAGCGCTCAGCCAGGCATTCCGTGAAGGTGCCGACATTCATACTGCGGTCGCGTCTGACATCTTTCGCGTCTCCCACGACGACGTCGACAGCGACATGCGCCGCACCGCCAAAGCGGTCAACTTTGGTGTGATCTATGGACAAAGCCCGTTTGGATTATCAGAAGCAATCGGCATCCCGCAATCCGAAGCAGCTGGTTTTATCGACGATTATTTTGATCGTTATAGCGGCGTTCGAGAATTCCTCGATCAGATTCTGGAAGACTGTGCGAAGAATCATTTTGTGCGGACGATCTGTGGCCGAAAACGGGATATCCAGGGAGTGCGAACTGGTCTCCAGAAGCAACTGAACATGCCCGAACGAACCGCCATCAATACCGTGATTCAGGGATCGGCAGCTGACCTGATTAAGCAGGCCATGATCAATTTGAGTGAACGATTGAAACAGGAGCAACATCCAGGCCGCCTGTTGATGCAGATTCATGACGAACTCGTGTTTGAAGTCCCGGTTGCCGAACTGGTCTCGCTGAGTCATCTGGTCCGCGAAGAGATGGAGTCGGCAATGGAACTGGATGTCCCGCTGATTGTCGATATCTCATCCGGTTCAAACTGGCTCGAACAGACTCCGCTGGAGGTCTCCCAGGCCTGA
- a CDS encoding DEAD/DEAH box helicase gives MSTDAPSQAKFTDLALCQPVLDSLEELGYQTPTPIQAQTIPYLLEGRDLVGQAQTGTGKTAAFALPLLSKIDLDVKAPQVLVLAPTRELAIQVSESFKQYGSKLKGLQVLPIYGGADFKSQLQPLKRGVHVVVGTPGRVMDHMRRGTLKMDNLRCLVLDEADEMLRMGFIDDVEWILEQTPDNHQTTLFSATMPEAIRRIAVTYLQSPEEITVKVKTRTADTINQRYWLAKGHHKLDALTRILEAEEIDGVLIFVRTKTITTELSEKLESRGFLAAPLNGDIPQKQRERTVGRLKAGHVNIVIATDVAARGLDVNRISHVINYDLPGDSEAYVHRIGRTGRAGRTGEAITFVSPRETRSLQSIERAIKHKIERMDLPAISKINERRQERFKESITKAMKGPDFELFQKLLAEHQAESGSSELQIAAALACMYQGKRPLFLTEAPPRKQRETSSGPGRDHSRSERPERRFQKDKERPRNRKLEDAPEEGMERFRIQVGHSHGVKPGNIVGAIANEAELDSQYIGRINIFDDYSTVDLPEGMPRDIFQSLKTVWVSGQQLRISRFEQAGASAKRKRFKGKHKHKQQKV, from the coding sequence ATGTCAACGGATGCCCCATCACAGGCAAAATTTACGGATTTAGCACTCTGTCAGCCCGTTCTGGACTCGCTGGAAGAGCTGGGATACCAGACCCCGACTCCGATTCAGGCACAGACGATTCCCTACTTACTGGAAGGACGTGATCTCGTTGGTCAGGCCCAGACTGGTACAGGGAAAACCGCTGCTTTTGCACTCCCTTTACTCTCGAAAATCGATCTGGATGTCAAAGCACCACAGGTATTAGTGCTCGCCCCCACGCGGGAACTGGCAATTCAGGTCTCCGAATCATTTAAGCAATATGGCTCGAAACTGAAAGGCCTGCAGGTCCTTCCGATCTACGGCGGCGCTGACTTCAAAAGCCAGTTACAGCCTTTAAAACGAGGGGTCCACGTCGTAGTGGGAACCCCCGGCCGTGTAATGGACCATATGCGTCGCGGCACACTCAAAATGGACAACTTGCGTTGTCTCGTGCTGGATGAAGCCGACGAAATGCTACGAATGGGCTTTATTGATGATGTGGAATGGATACTGGAACAGACACCGGATAATCATCAAACCACACTGTTTTCGGCGACCATGCCCGAAGCCATCCGGCGGATTGCAGTGACCTATCTGCAATCGCCAGAAGAAATCACCGTCAAAGTCAAAACCAGAACCGCTGATACCATTAATCAACGGTACTGGCTGGCGAAAGGCCATCATAAGCTGGATGCTTTGACCCGCATTCTGGAAGCGGAAGAAATTGACGGCGTACTCATCTTTGTACGAACCAAAACAATTACCACGGAATTGTCTGAAAAACTGGAGTCGCGCGGATTCCTCGCTGCTCCTTTAAATGGCGATATCCCCCAGAAACAACGAGAGCGAACTGTAGGTCGGCTCAAAGCCGGGCATGTGAATATTGTCATCGCAACCGATGTTGCAGCCCGTGGGTTAGACGTGAATCGCATCAGCCACGTGATCAATTACGATTTACCAGGCGACTCAGAAGCTTATGTGCATCGTATCGGTCGTACGGGTCGTGCAGGTCGCACGGGTGAAGCAATCACCTTCGTTTCTCCTCGTGAAACACGATCACTGCAGAGCATCGAACGTGCCATCAAGCATAAAATTGAACGCATGGATCTGCCAGCGATCAGCAAAATCAATGAACGCCGCCAAGAGCGTTTCAAAGAATCGATCACGAAAGCCATGAAAGGGCCCGATTTCGAACTGTTCCAAAAACTGCTGGCCGAACATCAGGCCGAATCAGGCAGCTCGGAACTTCAAATCGCAGCCGCGTTGGCTTGCATGTATCAGGGAAAACGTCCTCTGTTCTTAACCGAGGCTCCTCCTCGAAAACAACGGGAAACATCATCTGGGCCAGGAAGAGACCATTCTCGCTCCGAGCGTCCCGAACGTCGTTTCCAGAAAGACAAAGAACGTCCCCGCAACCGAAAGCTCGAAGATGCCCCTGAAGAAGGCATGGAACGTTTTCGCATTCAGGTCGGTCACAGTCATGGAGTCAAACCGGGCAATATTGTCGGTGCGATTGCCAATGAGGCTGAACTGGACAGCCAATATATCGGCCGGATCAATATCTTTGACGACTACAGTACGGTTGATCTGCCGGAAGGCATGCCTCGGGATATCTTCCAATCTTTGAAAACCGTCTGGGTCTCTGGCCAGCAGTTACGAATTTCACGATTCGAACAGGCAGGCGCCTCAGCCAAACGAAAACGCTTTAAAGGCAAGCATAAGCACAAACAACAGAAGGTTTAA
- a CDS encoding SDR family oxidoreductase: MGYHLITGATGLLGRYLIRDLASAGVPLAVLVRPTRRMTVDQRIDMIMAFWDDHLGRELPRPVVLEGNINEENLGLSQEQLEWATENVDRIIHSAASLSFYSTSQESEPWRSNVGGVKKVLEFCKTANIKKFDHVSTAYVCGLRTGRIMESDVDVGQESGNDYERSKLDAELLVRSADHIESLTVFRPAIIIGDSKTGFTNTFHGFYAALQLGHTLTQMQTPDETGRLYANSRFTLDGDESKNLIPVDWVSAVMSYIITHPKHHEKTYHLTPLHPVQSRLVHDVLEATCNFYGSIFAGAGVELTDPTEAERLFYDHIRVYNSYWRDDPVFDSTNTQTAAPHLPCPHIDRELLTRLSQAAIDMNFSWNDRTPHRFGVK, encoded by the coding sequence ATGGGATATCATCTGATAACAGGTGCCACAGGATTACTGGGACGATATTTAATTCGAGACTTAGCTTCTGCAGGAGTCCCGCTGGCTGTTCTGGTTCGTCCTACACGACGGATGACGGTTGATCAGCGCATCGATATGATCATGGCTTTCTGGGATGACCATTTAGGTCGTGAATTACCGCGGCCCGTTGTGCTGGAAGGGAATATCAACGAAGAAAATCTGGGGTTGAGTCAGGAACAACTTGAATGGGCGACAGAGAATGTCGACCGCATCATTCACTCTGCCGCCAGTCTGTCTTTTTATAGCACCAGCCAGGAGAGTGAGCCCTGGCGTTCCAATGTGGGCGGTGTGAAAAAAGTCCTCGAGTTCTGTAAAACAGCGAACATCAAAAAATTTGACCATGTCTCAACTGCGTATGTGTGTGGTTTACGCACGGGCAGAATCATGGAATCGGACGTTGATGTGGGGCAGGAATCGGGCAACGATTATGAACGCAGTAAACTGGATGCAGAGTTACTGGTGCGAAGTGCCGATCATATTGAATCGTTGACGGTCTTTCGGCCTGCGATTATTATTGGCGATTCGAAAACCGGCTTCACGAACACGTTTCACGGGTTTTATGCCGCCTTGCAGCTGGGGCATACGCTCACGCAAATGCAGACCCCCGATGAAACGGGACGGCTCTATGCCAACTCTCGCTTTACTCTCGATGGTGATGAATCAAAAAATCTGATTCCCGTTGACTGGGTTTCTGCTGTGATGTCTTACATCATTACACATCCCAAGCATCATGAGAAAACGTATCACCTGACCCCGTTGCATCCGGTTCAGTCCAGATTGGTGCATGACGTGCTGGAAGCAACCTGTAATTTTTACGGGTCAATTTTTGCCGGTGCTGGTGTTGAGTTGACAGATCCGACCGAAGCAGAGCGGTTGTTCTATGATCACATCCGCGTTTATAACTCTTATTGGCGCGATGATCCGGTGTTTGACAGCACCAATACTCAGACCGCAGCGCCGCACTTACCCTGCCCGCACATTGATCGTGAGTTATTAACACGACTCTCGCAGGCCGCCATCGATATGAACTTCAGCTGGAATGACCGCACGCCACATCGATTCGGCGTTAAGTAG
- a CDS encoding prolyl oligopeptidase family serine peptidase, whose product MDSLDRPAENNTNQEEALLWLEEIEGEQALDWVRQQNDTTLKALTSDPRYQAYEQEALQILTASDRITYGTLRGEYVYNFWRDKEHVRGIWRRTSLAKFRSKQRDWETLLDIDQLAKDENENWIYKGVDCLAPDYDRCIIELAPGGTDTAVYREFDVPSQSFVKEGFEVPLAKTNLCWENRDHLLIATDWGEGSMNTSGYARILKRWKRGTPLSAAKTLLETGMEETFIYPIDLHHGERQVCFVLRGHDFYHFSFYLVLETGELKQLPLPKKASISGLFQDQVLIELKEEWRGYQPGALVSFSLTDFQQTGEINQVLPLFDPGEVGTVSQVRCSKDAVYITGIEHVSSQIREFTFNENKWQGRLIPWGENDVISIHSSDSNSNHLLMSRDGFLQPSTLYYVDFSKEVEEPIQSTPARFDTSGLKVEKNFAISKDGTDVPYFIVYREDIKLDHSTPVLQYGYGGFEISILPHYSPLLGKLWLEKGGAYVLANIRGGGEYGPRWHDSALLENRQRAFDDFYAVAEAVQSRGFSAPKHYGAMGRSNGGLLMGVAFTQRPELFNAIVCGVPLLDMKRFNKLLAGASWMAEYGNPDLPEQWAYLQKYSPLQNLKEGQAYPKVYFFTSTKDDRVHPGHARKMAARMEQMGYDFYYYENIEGGHKGTANQKQEAMLSSLEYLYLMQQLA is encoded by the coding sequence ATGGATTCACTGGACCGCCCTGCAGAGAACAACACGAATCAGGAAGAGGCATTACTCTGGCTGGAAGAGATTGAAGGCGAGCAGGCTCTAGACTGGGTCAGGCAGCAGAATGACACCACCTTGAAAGCCCTGACCAGTGATCCCCGATATCAAGCGTATGAGCAGGAAGCCTTGCAGATTCTGACCGCCTCCGATCGTATTACTTATGGCACACTACGTGGTGAGTATGTCTATAACTTCTGGCGGGATAAGGAACACGTACGGGGCATCTGGCGGCGAACGAGTCTCGCAAAATTCAGAAGCAAACAGCGAGACTGGGAAACTCTGCTGGATATTGACCAACTGGCAAAAGACGAAAACGAGAACTGGATTTATAAAGGCGTCGATTGCCTGGCCCCTGACTACGATCGCTGCATCATTGAGCTTGCCCCGGGGGGCACCGATACTGCCGTCTATCGAGAGTTTGATGTTCCTTCTCAGTCATTTGTCAAAGAGGGTTTCGAAGTACCACTTGCAAAAACCAATCTTTGCTGGGAGAACCGGGATCATCTCTTGATCGCCACCGATTGGGGGGAAGGGAGTATGAATACCTCCGGCTATGCCCGCATCCTCAAACGTTGGAAGCGAGGGACACCTCTCTCAGCAGCCAAAACACTGCTGGAAACAGGCATGGAGGAAACCTTTATTTATCCCATCGATCTCCACCACGGCGAACGGCAGGTCTGTTTCGTCTTGCGCGGACACGATTTTTATCATTTCAGTTTCTACCTGGTTTTAGAGACAGGGGAATTGAAACAACTGCCACTTCCCAAGAAGGCCAGCATATCGGGGCTGTTTCAGGATCAGGTGCTGATTGAATTGAAAGAAGAATGGCGCGGCTATCAGCCTGGCGCTCTGGTCAGTTTTTCGTTAACCGATTTTCAACAGACAGGCGAGATTAATCAGGTCCTGCCTCTATTTGATCCGGGCGAGGTGGGCACCGTTTCACAGGTCCGGTGTTCCAAAGATGCAGTCTACATTACCGGGATCGAACATGTTTCGAGCCAGATTCGGGAATTTACATTCAATGAAAACAAATGGCAGGGACGATTGATTCCCTGGGGAGAGAACGATGTCATCTCCATTCACTCTTCTGACAGTAACAGCAATCATCTGCTGATGTCCCGCGACGGTTTTCTGCAACCAAGTACGCTGTATTACGTCGATTTTTCAAAAGAAGTCGAGGAACCAATTCAATCAACTCCCGCACGATTCGATACCAGTGGTTTGAAGGTCGAGAAAAATTTTGCCATCAGCAAGGACGGAACCGACGTCCCGTATTTCATTGTCTACCGGGAAGATATCAAGCTCGATCATTCGACTCCGGTACTACAGTATGGCTACGGCGGCTTTGAGATTTCGATTCTGCCCCATTACAGCCCGCTGTTAGGGAAACTCTGGCTGGAAAAAGGGGGGGCGTATGTGCTGGCCAACATTCGAGGCGGCGGTGAATATGGTCCCCGCTGGCATGATTCTGCTCTCTTGGAAAATCGTCAGCGTGCGTTTGATGATTTTTACGCGGTTGCCGAAGCGGTCCAGAGTCGCGGCTTCAGTGCCCCCAAGCATTATGGCGCCATGGGCCGCAGTAATGGTGGGCTGTTGATGGGAGTCGCATTTACGCAACGCCCGGAACTGTTCAACGCCATCGTTTGTGGCGTGCCTTTGCTCGACATGAAGCGTTTTAACAAGCTTCTGGCTGGTGCCAGCTGGATGGCGGAATACGGAAACCCCGATCTGCCCGAACAGTGGGCCTATCTGCAGAAGTACTCGCCTCTGCAGAATTTGAAAGAGGGGCAAGCTTATCCCAAGGTCTATTTCTTTACCTCGACCAAAGATGATCGCGTGCATCCGGGGCATGCCCGTAAAATGGCTGCCCGCATGGAACAGATGGGCTACGATTTTTATTATTATGAGAATATCGAAGGGGGCCACAAAGGAACCGCAAACCAGAAGCAGGAAGCGATGCTCAGTTCGCTGGAGTATCTGTATTTAATGCAACAGCTCGCTTAG
- the rho gene encoding transcription termination factor Rho has protein sequence MAKSIKLQTSENDGPVASKNIEQLTPKPKREKVDSRSQSESAITKSADERYEKIKQSEIHIADLQRLTMKDLMQLAKEENLTEYTGLKKQDLIFKILKERTKVNGLMFGEGTLEILPDGFGFLRSPDYHYLPCPDDIYVSPSQIRRFGLRTGAIVAGQIRPPKENERYFALLRVEAVNGCDPEILTTKVFFDDLTPLHPKERLRLSSPAGNLSTRIVDLVAPVGMGQRGLIVSPPRAGKTVMLQEMAKCVLGSHPGAYVFILLIDERPEEVTDMERQVGGDRCEVVSSTFDEPPSRHIQVSEMVIEKAKRMVEYGEDVVIFLDSITRLARAWNTEVPHSGKILSGGVDANALQHPKRFFGAARNVEEGGSLTIVATALVDTGSRMDEVIFEEFKGTGNTELHLDRRMVEKRIWPAIDVNKSGTRREELLMDEEELRRVWILRRVLNDMNPVDAMELLTNRMRRTKTNEEFLLSMNLG, from the coding sequence ATGGCCAAATCCATTAAACTTCAGACTTCTGAAAATGACGGACCTGTGGCTTCAAAAAATATCGAACAGTTAACTCCCAAGCCAAAGCGGGAGAAAGTTGATTCGCGCAGTCAAAGCGAGTCGGCGATTACCAAATCTGCCGATGAACGCTACGAGAAAATTAAGCAAAGTGAGATTCATATCGCCGATCTGCAACGGTTGACGATGAAAGATCTCATGCAGTTGGCCAAAGAAGAGAACCTCACCGAGTACACGGGGCTCAAAAAACAGGATCTGATCTTCAAAATCCTGAAAGAACGCACCAAAGTCAATGGTCTGATGTTTGGTGAAGGCACGCTGGAAATACTCCCGGATGGATTTGGATTTCTACGCAGCCCCGATTATCACTATCTGCCCTGCCCGGATGATATTTATGTCTCCCCCAGCCAGATCCGTCGCTTTGGTTTACGGACCGGGGCGATCGTGGCCGGGCAGATTCGACCTCCGAAAGAAAATGAACGCTATTTCGCGTTACTTCGCGTCGAAGCCGTTAACGGCTGTGATCCCGAAATCCTGACAACCAAAGTCTTCTTTGACGATCTGACGCCGCTCCACCCGAAAGAACGTCTCCGACTTTCTTCGCCTGCCGGCAATTTAAGTACACGGATTGTGGACCTCGTGGCTCCCGTCGGAATGGGACAACGTGGTTTGATTGTTTCTCCACCGCGAGCCGGTAAAACTGTGATGTTACAGGAAATGGCAAAATGTGTCCTGGGCAGTCATCCCGGTGCTTATGTCTTTATCCTGTTGATTGATGAACGACCGGAAGAAGTCACCGATATGGAACGCCAGGTCGGTGGCGATCGTTGCGAAGTGGTCAGCAGTACGTTTGATGAACCACCAAGCCGCCACATTCAGGTTTCGGAAATGGTGATTGAAAAAGCCAAGCGGATGGTCGAATACGGCGAAGACGTGGTGATCTTCCTGGATTCCATTACCCGACTGGCACGTGCCTGGAATACGGAAGTCCCGCATTCCGGTAAGATCCTGTCTGGTGGTGTCGACGCCAACGCGCTGCAGCACCCCAAACGGTTCTTCGGTGCCGCCCGTAATGTGGAAGAAGGGGGCAGCCTGACGATTGTGGCCACAGCCCTGGTCGATACAGGCAGCCGCATGGATGAAGTGATCTTTGAAGAATTCAAAGGAACCGGTAATACCGAACTGCACCTGGATCGCAGAATGGTCGAAAAACGAATCTGGCCTGCGATTGACGTGAATAAATCCGGAACGCGACGTGAAGAACTGTTGATGGATGAAGAAGAACTCCGCAGAGTCTGGATTCTCAGACGCGTGCTTAATGATATGAACCCCGTGGATGCGATGGAGCTTCTGACAAACCGGATGCGTCGTACCAAAACCAATGAAGAATTTTTATTGAGTATGAATCTGGGCTAA